The following coding sequences are from one Daphnia magna isolate NIES unplaced genomic scaffold, ASM2063170v1.1 Dm_contigs021, whole genome shotgun sequence window:
- the LOC116926850 gene encoding uncharacterized protein LOC116926850 produces the protein MAPRRQLTDAEKAKKNRKQRERRAQEDPQTKAKRNEENRARATYVRENKKRALQQEPIQGGARENADEVAEPAKRQCQTATEDDRRARLDTESAKRRECRARESKEVYQVRLRDQALRQQSLRVEENEEERRVRQIRDIERHRAKRIEETAEERTLRAMADRLRHQMYLVEETEEEAEIRRELNREQTANYRAAEIEEEREERREESQSRMERLREEREEDEELLRAMNAFEHAEIIPLETEEERTFREELLAACNRARVPRTHRAACKTLASDDRVPLHDCGEMTVNCGECNARHFKGEQPTDKKFTQCCAKGKVILPPPKECPQPLVKLLQNDHPKAKAFMTKIRNYNSAHAFASLGANISSPPGRGPYCFRIHGQVYHNTTPVGPHTNNPRYADLYFMDAAQAGEFRALSTSNGGCCRNLMEELDAMLREKNPNAAIYKMMRQVLIEEYRRAQDENLPHQTVGMIISSDRRNLDQRRYNSPTTNEIAVIFKSANGEPPAKRDIRGHLFIPVRGRTFVQIDTQQPMCDPMTYPLLFPNGDDCWHVNMPYTTTTRREREEAAARAMDVDEEEKIDLPRLDEMLRLENAPLEALAGEEELLEEPEPEPEEQMDEDDNDPQRLNRGEGRRKRITQCEFYSFLMSIREYFNNVLAGGSLTQQWTVDSYVKIEANRVKYIREHQAELHVERHCLRLLLINVKGPTSFEDLRHCLG, from the exons ATGGCACCGCGTCGTCAATTGACTGATgctgaaaaagcaaaaaaaaataggaaacaaagagaaagaagagcaCAGGAAGACCCGCAGACGAAGGCGAAGCGGAATGAAGAAAATAGAGCCAGAGCAACTTATGTTCgcgaaaacaagaaaagagcGCTACAACAAGAACCAATTCAAGGTGGGGCAAGAGAAAATGCAGACGAAGTTGCTGAACCTGCTAAGAGACAATGTCAAACCGCAACTGAAGACGACAGACGAGCAAGATTGGACACTGAGTCCGCCAAGCGAAGGGAGTGCCGAGCTAGAGAGTCTAAAGAGGTATATCAAGTTCGACTAAGAGACCAAGCGTTGCGACAGCAATCTCTGCGTGTcgaagaaaacgaagaagagagAAGAGTTAGACAAATAAGAGATATCGAGCGCCATCGAGCTAAACGTATTGAAGAGACAGCAGAAGAAAGGACTTTGCGTGCAATGGCTGACAGATTGCGTCATCAGATGTATCTGGTtgaagaaacggaagaagaggCGGAAATACGTAGGGAACTTAACAGGGAACAAACAGCCAACTACAGAGCGGCAGagatagaagaagaaagagaagaaagacgAGAAGAGAGTCAATCTCGAATGGAACGTTTGcgagaagagagagaggaagacgAGGAATTACTTCGCGCCATGAATGCATTTGAACATGCTGAAATTATACCATTGGAAACTGAAGAGGAGCGCACTTTTCGCGAAGAGCTATTGGCTGCTTGCAACCGTGCGAGAGTGCCAAGAACTCATAGAGCGGCTTGCAAAACATTGGCTTCCGATGACCGAGTTCCATTGCACGATTGTGGAGAAATGACCGTCAATTGCGGCGAATGTAATGCCAGGCATTTCAAGGGTGAACAACCGACAGACAAGAAATTCACCCAATGCTGCGCAAAAGGAAAGGTGATTCTCCCACCTCCAAAAGAGTGCCCTCAACCGCTGGTTAAACTATTGCAGAATGACCATCCAAAGGCGAAAGCGTTTATGACGAAGATCCGCAATTACAACAGCGCTCACGCTTTTGCTTCGTTGGGAGCCAATATTTCATCTCCCCCAGGGCGTGGACCTTATTGTTTCAGAATCCACGGTCAAGTGTACCACAACACCACACCCGTCGGCCCCCATACGAATAATCCTAGGTATGCGGATCTTTATTTCATGGACGCTGCGCAGGCTGGTGAGTTCAGAGCGCTTTCCACCTCAAACGGAGGATGCTGCAGAAACTTGATGGAGGAATTGGACGCAATGCTCCGAGAAAAGAATCCGAACGCAGCCATTTACAAGATGATGCGTCAAGTGCTTATAGAAGAGTACCGCCGAGCCCAAGATGAGAATCTACCGCACCAAACAGTAGGAATGATCATCAGCAGTGATCGAAGAAATCTAGATCAGAGGCGTTACAACAGCCCGACGACAAACGAGATTGCTGTGATTTTCAAAAGCGCAAATGGTGAGCCGCCAGCGAAGAGAGATATCCGTGGCCATCTCTTCATCCCGGTCAGAGGGAGAACATTCGTTCAGATTGACACACAACAGCCCATGTGCGACCCAATGACTTACCCTTTGCTCTTCCCCAACGGTGACGATTGCTGGCATGTAAACATGCCTTATACCACCACTACACGACGTGAAAGAGAGGAAGCAGCAGCACGGGCAATGGATGTGGATGAAGAGGAAAAGATCGATCTCCCAAGACTTGATGAGATGCTGCGGCTAGAAAATGCACCATTAGAAGCTTTAGCTGGTGAGGAAGAGCTGTTGGAAGAACCAGAACCTGAACCAGAGGAGCAAATGGATGAAGACGATAACGATCCCCAACGATTGAATCGTGGCGAAGGAAGACGAAAAAGGATCACGCAGTGCGAATTTTACAGCTTTCTCATGTCGATTCGGGAATATTTCAACAACGTCTTGGCCGGCGGATCACTCACTCAGCAATGGACGGTCGATTCTTACGTAAAGATTGAAGCCAACCGCGTCAAGTACATCCGCGAACATCAGGCGGAGCTTCAC GTGGAACGGCATTGCCTTCGTTTGCTTCTCATCAACGTTAAAGGGCCAACAAGCTTTGAAGATTT ACGACACTGCTTGGGCTAG
- the LOC123477444 gene encoding LOW QUALITY PROTEIN: ATP-dependent DNA helicase PIF1-like (The sequence of the model RefSeq protein was modified relative to this genomic sequence to represent the inferred CDS: inserted 1 base in 1 codon), which translates to MQEAAAFQMPLQLRQLFVDICLFCNPSDALHLFEINLNHQMEDYIRSGHEANVAKNLTLKWIQDKLRLHNQTMEDLSLPVPDFHLINQLVEAQMEENNENSQREKRLMGEMMLAQLNDGQRAAFDQVMTAVNDVNNSHPRQYFLDGSGGTGKTFLYNTLITVLQGQGRRVIAVASTGIASTLLLDXTTYHSQFKIYPPITETTRSKIEEASYNAQLIRNASLIISDEATMKTNHALDAINHLFQTVMKNRVDPYGGKFLLLGGDFRQCLPVVRHGNRVKIIEATITNNATWPLFRQLRLVQNMRTVDDLIEIPQDLLNIRTNLIEHVFGDPSDFLNEGVREQVCNRAILCPKNEDCLRINNKIIGEMPGVLKVCKSIDTIDSEDPEEISNYPPEILNTFNVSGLPPHQLKLKIGAIVILLKNIDSRQGLFNGTRLIIKALSGNLIVAEIAAGKHKGHNVFLPRMSMSPTDSDLPFKLKRLQFPVLVAFAMTINKSQGQTFERVGIYLPESVFSHGQLYVAFSRATSREGVKVQCEETEEQGKLREYSTINGTR; encoded by the exons ATGCAAGAAGCGGCAGCATTCCAAATGCCTCTTCAGCTGAGGCAGCTTTTTGTCGACATTTGCCTGTTCTGCAATCCCTCCGACGCTCTGCATCTATTTGAAATCAACCTGAACCATCAGATGGAAGACTACATTAGAAGCGGACACGAAGCAAACGTGGCCAAGAACTTGACGTTGAAATGGATTCAGGACAAGCTACGTCTCCACAACCAGACGATGGAAGATCTCTCCTTGCCTGTCCCGGATTTCCATCTGATTAACCAACTGGTCGAAGCTCAGATGGAAGAGAACAACGAAAACagtcaaagagaaaagagactgATGGGCGAAATGATGTTGGCGCAACTCAACGACGGGCAACGCGCGGCCTTTGATCAAGTCATGACTGCTGTCAACGATGTCAACAACTCACATCCGAGGCAGTATTTCCTGGACGGCTCTGGAGGAACGGGAAAGACCTTTCTCTACAACACCCTCATCACCGTCCTCCAAGGCCAAGGGAGACGAGTCATCGCAGTGGCTTCCACGGGGATCGCGTCCACTTTGTTACTGG GAACAACTTACCATTCGCAGTTCAAGATTTATCCTCCAATAACAGAGACGACACGATCGAAAATCGAAGAAGCTAGCTACAACGCGCAACTGATCAGAAACGCCAGTCTCATAATTTCCGACGAAGCCACCATGAAGACCAACCACGCCCTCGACGCGATCAATCATCTTTTCCAAACTGTCATGAAGAATCGCGTCGATCCCTACGGTGGCAAATTCCTCTTGCTCGGCGGCGATTTTAGACAGTGCTTGCCAGTTGTGAGACACGGAAACAGGGTCAAAATCATCGAAGCGACCATCACCAATAACGCGACTTGGCCTCTTTTTCGACAGCTTCGATTGGTGCAAAACATGCGCACCGTCGATG ATCTCATCGAAATCCCGCAAGACCTTCTCAACATTCGAACTAACTTAATCGAACACGTTTTTGGCGATCCATCGGATTTCTTAAACGAAGGCGTCAGAGAACAAGTTTGTAACCGGGCTATTCTATGTCCCAAGAATGAAGACTGTCTTAGGATCAACAACAAGATCATTGGCGAGATGCCTGGCGTGTTGAAAGTCTGCAAAAGTATCGACACTATCGATTCAGAGGACCCAGAGGAAATTTCCAACTACCCTCCGGAAATTTTAAATACCTTCAACGTCTCCGGGCTACCTCCGCACCAACTCAAACTGAAAATAGGAGCCATCGTCATTCTTCTCAAGAACATTGACTCGCGACAGGGACTTTTCAACGGCACGAGGCTCATCATCAAGGCCCTCAGCGGTAACCTGATTGTGGCAGAGATCGCGGCCGGGAAACACAAAGGACACAACGTCTTCCTTCCGCGGATGTCCATGTCTCCCACCGACTCTGACTTGCCCTTCAAACTCAAAAGATTGCAGTTTCCTGTGCTTGTGGCTTTCGCTATGACCATCAACAAGTCACAGGGACAGACTTTTGAGCGAGTAGGCATCTACCTTCCGGAATCCGTTTTCAGCCACGGCCAACTATACGTCGCTTTCTCGCGTGCAACATCCAGAGAAGGTGTCAAGGTTCAGTGCGAAGAAACAGAGGAACAGGGCAAGCTACGGGAATATTCCACAATCAACGGAACAAGATAA
- the LOC123477443 gene encoding ATP-dependent DNA helicase pif1-like: MQEAAAFQMPLQLRQLFVDICLFCNPSDALHLFEINLNHLMEDYIRSGHEANVAKKLTLKWIQDKLRLHNQTMEDLSLPVPDFQLINQLVEAQMEENNENNQREKRLMGEMMLAQLNDGQRAAFDQVMAAVNDVNNLHPRQYFLDGPGGTGKTFLYNTLITVLQGQGRKVIAVASTGIASTLLLDGTTYHSQFKIYPPITETTRSKIEEASYNAQLIRNASLIISDEATMKTNHALDAINHLFQTVMKNRVDPYGGKVLLLGGDFRQCLPVVRHGNRVKVTEATIIINATWTLFRQLRLVQNMRSADGSQDFADWLIKLGNGSLAQIPRLNDPDLIEIPQDFLNIRTNLIEHVFGNPSDLLNEGVREQVCNRAILCPKNEDCLRIKNKIISEMPGALKVCKSIDTIDSEDPEEISNYPPEILNTFNVSGLPPHQLKLKIGAIVILLKNIDSRQGLCNGTRLIIKALSGNLIVAEIAAGKHKGRNVFLPRMSEKIAVSCACGFRYDHQQVTGTDF, from the coding sequence ATGCAGGAAGCGGCAGCATTCCAAATGCCTCTTCAGCTGAGGCAGCTTTTTGTCGACATTTGCCTGTTCTGCAATCCCTCCGACGCTCTGCATCTATTTGAAATCAACCTGAACCATCTGATGGAAGACTACATTAGAAGCGGACACGAAGCCAACGTGGCCAAAAAATTGACGTTGAAATGGATTCAGGACAAGCTACGTCTCCACAATCAGACGATGGAAGATCTCTCCCTGCCTGTCCCTGATTTCCAGCTGATTAACCAACTGGTCGAAGCTCAGATGGAAGAGAACAACGAAAAcaatcaaagagaaaagagactcATGGGCGAAATGATGTTGGCACAGCTCAACGACGGGCAACGCGCGGCCTTCGATCAAGTCATGGCTGCTGTCAACGATGTCAACAACTTACATCCACGACAGTATTTCCTTGATGGCCCTGGAGGAACGGGAAAGACCTTTCTCTACAACACCCTCATCACCGTCCTTCAAGGTCAGGGGAGAAAAGTCATTGCAGTGGCTTCCACGGGGATCGCGTCCACTTTGTTACTGGACGGAACAACTTACCATTCGCAGTTCAAGATTTATCCTCCAATAACAGAGACGACAAGATCGAAAATCGAAGAAGCCAGCTACAACGCGCAACTGATCAGAAACGCCAGTCTCATCATTTCCGACGAAGCCACCATGAAAACCAACCACGCCCTCGACGCGATCAATCATCTTTTCCAAACCGTCATGAAGAATCGCGTCGATCCCTACGGTGGCAAAGTTCTCTTGCTCGGCGGCGATTTTAGACAGTGCTTACCCGTTGTGAGGCACGGAAATAGGGTCAAAGTCACCGAAGCGACCATCATCATTAATGCGACTTGGACCCTTTTTCGACAGCTTCGATTGGTGCAGAACATGCGTTCCGCGGATGGTAGTCAAGATTTCGCCGATTGGCTCATTAAACTTGGAAACGGATCTTTGGCACAAATACCACGACTCAACGACCCAGATCTCATCGAAATTCCGCAAGACTTTCTCAACATTCGAACCAACTTAATCGAACACGTCTTTGGCAATCCATCCGATCTGTTAAACGAAGGCGTCAGAGAACAAGTTTGCAACCGGGCTATTCTATGTCCCAAGAATGAAGATTGTCTGAGGATCAAAAACAAGATCATCAGCGAGATGCCTGGCGCGTTAAAAGTCTGCAAAAGTATCGACACCATCGATTCAGAGGACCCAGAGGAAATTTCCAACTACCCTCCGGAAATTTTAAACACCTTCAATGTCTCTGGGCTACCTCCGCACCAACTCAAACTGAAAATAGGAGCCATCGTCATTCTTCTCAAGAACATTGACTCACGACAGGGACTTTGCAACGGCACGAGGCTCATCATCAAGGCGCTCAGCGGTAACCTGATCGTGGCAGAGATCGCGGCCGGCAAACACAAAGGACGCAACGTCTTCCTCCCGCGGATGTCTGAAAAGATTGCAGTTTCCTGTGCTTGTGGCTTTCGCTATGACCATCAACAAGTCACAGGGACAGACTTTTGA